aatccataaccactttaaaatcaaatcgaaaccgaacaaaaactatataaaaaaaataaaaccatcTCAAACCGTTTTAAATCGAactaattttgatttgattcaaaAAATACATCAAACCTTTGATTCCTAACCGAAACCAGCCCATAACGGCGTCTGGCTATAGTAATGATTTCATCTAATAATTCAAATGATAATTTACATTAATAAGTCAATTCGTAATTTAAAATGCTTTAATTAAATCTTAATAATGATAGCTTATTTTCAGAaccataaaattttgaatttgagctataatttaattaaaaaataggtAAGTTATATTGTATTCTCCAAGTTTTAACTGTAACTAAtaaatagatttttatttttttaccgtcaaatacttaaatttttatatttttaatttaattttcttcaaTGTTAGATATCATTATatgaattgaaatatttttgcGACGTTTTAACTGTATTCTCCAACGTTTCACTCTCCTCTACTCAATTTTGCGACGTCCTCATCGTAATTGAATCGGATACAATTGTTAAGTCAGGACCGGGCCctcgggtattgtggttcgctaataccttgggcggctccacctcgtctcacatGAGTAACCCTTTCCTTGCAGACCCACTAgttatgtataattttttttacctaACCAGACTCTGATACTGTGAAAATAACTGTGTTTGGTAGAGAAAAAATATAGATGCCTTTCATTGAATGATAATTGGGTTTATATACATGCTGGATAACTGAAATGTAACAGATTCTTAACAATTTTGGGCTCTCTACAATATTCTACAATGTTCTGGAAGCCTCTAGGATATGCTGCAGTTATAAATAAAACGGCACCGTTTCATTTTCCCATTTACGGCAtcgttttcttcttttgctgaTGTCTCTCTCAATCTACTTCTACGGCGTCGTTTGGGTCAAGTATATTATATCTCTTCAGCCCCCCTCAAGATGGAGATGCCCTAATTTTTGTGGAATCCCATCTTGGACAGGAGGGTTTGAAAATGCGCCGCACCCAGGGGTTTGGTGAACAAATCGGCGATCTGCTGTTGAGATGGCACATGTACTGTCGAGATGAAACCTTTGGAAAGATGGTCGCGTACGATATGACAATCGATGTCCAGATGCTTCGTTCTTTCATGGAATACAGGGTTGGCTGCGATGTGTTGGGCTGCTTGATTATCGCAGTACAGAGGAATAGGAAGATCTGGTTCGACATGAAAATCCCTTAACAGATAAGTGATCCATTTAATTTCACATACTGTTGCCGCCATACTTCTGTACTCAGCTTCGGCGGATGACCTGCTAACagtgttttgtttttttattttccagGAGATCAAGGATTGTCCGAGAGAAACGCAGTAGCCGGTGAGGGATTTTCTGGTCAATGTGCAAGAAGCCCAATCTGCATCGGAGAAAGCTTGGATTTTGAAGTTATTTTGGACTGGAAAAAATAGGCCTCGTGTTGGATGGCCTTTCAAGTATCGGAGGACGTCGAGAGCTGCATCCCAGTGTGGTTGTCGTGGCTGTTGCATGAACTGGCTGAGGTGCTGCGTTGCGTATGAGATGTCTGGCCTGGTAACTCCGAGGTAAAGCAGCTTACCCACTAGTCTTCGGTATCTGTCTGGGTCTGTCAAAATCAGTCCTGTTGTATTATCAAGTTTAAGCCCTTGTGGTAAAGGGAAGTCAGATGTGTTAGCATGCATAAATCCTGTTTCTTGAAGGATATCTAACACATATTTCTTTTGATGAAGGAAAAGGCCAGCTTCAGAACGTGCAACTTCCAGTCCCAGGAAGTATTTGACATAACCCAAATCTTTGATGGTGAAAAGTTTGTCAAGGTATATTTTTACATCAGATATGTCTTTCTCTGAGTTTCCTGCTATGAGTATGCCATCAACATAAACGAGCAGAGTTAAAAAGCTgtccttttgtgattttgtgaaCAGGCAGTGATCAAAGGCGGATTGGATGAATCCGTACTGCTTCAAACAATTGGTGAGTTCTTTGTTCCACATTCTCCCTGCTTGTTTTAGACCGTAGATACTTTTGATAAGTTTGCATACTTGTCCTGGTTTAGCTATGTCATAGCCTTCTAGGGGTAACATATATAGGTCTTCATCTATATGTCCATGTAAGTATGCATTGTTGATGTCCAACTGATGCACTGGCCATGTCTTGGTAGTAGCTATAGCTAGGAACATTCTCACAGTAACTAGTTTAGCTACTGGAGAAAAGTTATCAATATAGTCAATTCCAGGCTGCTGGTTaaaacctttggccactaatcGGGCTTTAAACCTGTCAATAGATCCATCTGGCCTATGCTTGATTTTGTAAACCCATTTAGAAGTAATGGTTCTTTTTCCTTTTGGTAGAGTAGTCAGATACCAAGTATTGTTTAACTCTAGTGCACTTAGCTCATCCTGCATAGCTTGCACCCATCTGTTATCCTCTTTTGCTTGAAGATATGACTTGGGTTCGTGAAGCATAGATATATTTGCCATAAAACTTAAGTAATGGGGTGTAAAAGTAGGTTCAGAAATGAAGCAGGGTAAGTTATTAGGAGTTTTACCTGAGATATTGGGGGATGCACTAGGATTATCATGATGTATAGATGCTGCAACAAAATCATTTAGCCATCTAGGTTTAGTTGATAATCTGGTGCTTCTCCTCATTAGGATTGTGTATGTCCTTTCTTCAGTGTCTTCTGTTGAGATGTCTAGTGATTCAGATATGATGGGGGCTTCATCTACATATGTTGATTCTGTTGTTCCTGGGGTTTTGGGGGAATGATTGTGATGAGTGTCTATGCAGGGGCTTTGGGTATGTATTTGGGGTGAGACTGATAGGTCAGGTTCTGGTATTGGGTTAGGTAAAACTGTTTTAGGAGGGTCATGAGTATCCTGTTGGGTTTTGGAGGGAAAAATGGTTTCATGAAATATGACATTCCGAGAGATTAAGATTCTATTAAGGTCCAGAGCATAGACCTTGTAGGCTTTCATTCCAGGAACATATCCAAGGAAGATACTCTTAAATGCTCTTTCTTTAAACTTTGTTTTGTGAGGCAAGGTATTGGTTGCAAAACATAGACAACCGAAGGTTTTAAGTGAATGAAGGTTAGGGTCTTCTTTATGTAGGCGAGTATAAGGTGTTTCCCAGTTGATCACTGAGCTAGGGAGTCTGTTAATGATGTGGGTGGCGGTAAGTATGGATTCACCCCAGAATTTTTTTGGTAAATTTGACTGAAACATCAAAGCCCTTGCAACTTGTAACAAGTGTTTGTGTTTTCTTTCTACTACTCCATTTTGTTGTGGAGTGTATGGGCATGATTTCTGATGGATGATGCCCTTTTCTTTCAACCATTTGCTGCAGTCTTGATTCATGAATTATGTCCCATTGTCTGTTCTTAATTGCTTCACTGTTTTGTGAAACTGATTGTGAATCATGGCAATGAATTCCTTCAATACAGAAAATACAGATTGTTTATGTCGCAGTAAATATGTCCAGGTGGCTCTAGTATAGTCATCAACTATAGTCAGCACATATCTTGTATTTGAGATTGAAAGTACTGAATATGGACCCCAAAGATCCACATGGATTACTGTAAAAGAAGCTGCAGTGGTAATCTTGCTTTTATTAAAACTCAACCTTTGTTGTTTTGCAATGGGGCAAATGGTGCACTCATAGGAATCACAATCACTAGCCTTTATTACATTTAGATGTAACAACTTATTTCTTGACACATGACCCAATCTTCTATGCCATACTTcatatttgttttgatgatGCTGAGATGCTAATGCTGTATTGACTGTCTTCAACTTGTTTCCTTGATGGCTAAATGattctttatttaatttgtataatCCTTGGTGCATCCTCCCAATAGCCAGCGGGTATTTAGTCACTAGGTCCTGCAAAATACATTGGTTATGAAAAAATTGTATGGTGAACTTGTCTGATTGTGTCATTTGACTTACAGACAGCAAATTATGCTTAAAAGTGGGTATATAGAGTACATTCGATAGTTGTATGTTATGGTTGagaaaaactgttccaatttTGGTGATGGCCTTCATACTGCCATCGGGTAAGGTAACAAAACTTGGCCTAGTTAGAGTTCTGTGGTTTGAAAAAAAGGATAAGTCATTACACATATGAGCTGTGGCACCTGTATCTATGATCCATTCCCCCATAGTTTTAGTCTTATAGGCATTAGAGTAACAGTAGGGTGATGACATACCTGCAAAGCCAGTGTAATTTGCACAATTAGCCTCATTACTGTTTGTGGTACCTTGGCCATGATTCTTTATATACTTCATCATTTCCTGTATCAATGTTTCCACGTTCCAGTTTGTTTTGTTTTGGGTATAGCTGTCATCACAATTCAGGGGTGTCTCACACACATGAGCTGCAATGCTGTTTTTCCCCTTGACCTTTTTCTGTTTGAGTTCATTGAACCATTCTGGATATCCGTTGAGCTTGAAACAAGTTTCCTTTATATGCCCCGTGGCCTTGCAGAAGGTACAGATTCTGTCATCCTTCTTCTTGTATTGATTTTTCCATGCCCTATCTCTGTTATTTTTTGGAACTTTCGCTATCATAGCATTATTTTCAGATTCTTCACCTTGGGCTTCTCTCTGTTTTTCAATTCTTAGTATCATAAAATAGGCCTTGTTAACACTGGGTAGGGGTTCCATAATGAGAATTTGATTTCTCACATGATCATATGTTTCATTTAGGCCCATCAAGAATTGCATCAGTTTGTGTTTGCCTTCCATATCAGCAAATATCTTTGCTGCACCACAATCACACACAGGAATTggttctaaacatgcatattcatCCCATAATTTCTTCAATTTTATGTAATACATCATGAGATTGTTGTTTGCTTGACTAACATTACTGATCTCCTTCATTAACTGGTACATTAGGGGGCCGTTACTATCCCCGAATCTTTCTTTTAATTCTTCCCATAGTTCATAGGCATTAGTAGCATAAAGAAAAGCCTCAGCTAAATCTTTTGTGAGAGCATTTAAAATCCAGGACATTACCATATTGTCTGCTTTCTATCAttcttcataatttttatcatcCTGTTCTGGTATTCTGCATTTTCCATTGATGAATCCTAGCTTGTCTTTTGCCTTTAACGCGATGATCATTGATCTGCTCCAGGTTAGGTAATTGTTTCCGTTCAGAGGTGAGCTGACAAGGATCATGCTGGGGGAATCAGAGTTCTGCAATTTGATCATCTTATCTTCTTTATCAGCAATTCTTGATATAGTTTCTTCAGCAATTTCTGCCATTATGCTTGTTAGGTAACAAAGATAAAAATGTATATAAAAGGAAGGGTGAGTTTCTCCAGATCTAGATCTGGTTTTGGCAGAGTGGTTTACACAGgatatgctctgataccatgtgaaAATAACTGTGTTTGGTAGAGAAAAAATAGATGCCTTTCATTGAATGATAATTGGGTTTATATACATGCTGGATAACTAAAATGTAACAGATTCTTAACAATTTTGGGCTCTCTACAATATTCTACAATGTTCTGGAAGCCTCTAGGATATGCTGCAGTTATAAATAAAACGGCACCGTTTCATTTTCCCATTTACGGCATCGTTTTCTTCTTTTGTTGATGTCTCTCTCAATCTCCTTCTACGGCATCGTTTGGGTCAAGTATATTATATCTCTTCAGATACCAATTGTGACAACTTGGCCCAAACtgatccaaataacttttgaactGATTTTCTTTTTGACCCGAAATTGTTAACCTAAATTATTAGTAGTTTCTAAGCAGGTCAATTTATACCCCTTAAATTTTTCTTCACCCACTGATGTGGGATGTTTTAGTTTTCACTACTTTGATAGCTTGATATTGATGAGATCTGGTACTACACTGTTATCATGAGAAGCTGCACaggtgatcaagcataatttagccacatttttattatatttattattgcttatttacacattttctagcttaatttatgatttttatctcgtttttgaagaaaaggaagaaaatggaaaattggagaaaaagtgcagaaaaagctggaaaatgaTTGGGGCAACGATCttggcaaatcactgcccaaatcaaactggaGCAGAAAACTGGGATTAACTCACAGACAGTGATTGGGGCaacgatctgggcaaatcactgcccagatcaaactgaagcagaaacctggaggcaacaggcaggagtgatatgggcaagtgatctgcccaaatcactcgcagagactggccaaatcactcgcagagacagaaagctaaaaactggactgactcacagaaagcgattggggcagatcaagcaagtgatctgcccaaatcacccgccccaatcacattgacagcagaaattgacagcagagcggaAAATTGTGCAGAAaacataaattcaaattttgagaagtccaaatccacttcaaacactgccATCAcagttccaagagccacgaaagagtttcttacctaaggaattccaattgcaattaaattcaacatcaagagAGGAATTAAAGATTACAAAGACCAAATCAAAATAGGGactccaaaccctaattgaacttagactcttcacctataaaaggaggcaaCTCAAACCAGCATCACATCCTATATCATCTTcagcaattctgcagaaaaatacagcagtttctttttcttttctttcttcttccttttgtgattttgtccaccatgagtggctaaatccattcttttctagttgaagttggtgaatttcagatttgtgatgaattgggagatttaaatctccattattaaactcttatttaccttcaatatttatgcaacttgatctttttataattattactttgcttttagaatcaattaaggcctgttgtttttaaattgcttgagtaatatattgtttgaataatttaggtccgtaattgcttagattatttaaacacaaatatattcggttgcataatctaaacttgaccacgcggttggcaaggttagagttgggttcctctaagtcctaatgcagttaacagttgttcgatgctaaaagccccaaggacgttccttggcaacttgttaactagagtttgagtagcgaacgtttcctaatcaaactaaaactaaggaggaatttggattgtgagaagcgtcttccacgtcctaaactaacttatgaAATAGATAAGAGTATtaaaaagatcaatgatcaattctaaacaagctgaaatagattcatgcttcaactagaatccttctcccattgaaattctcatctttttaaattattgctttctcttgctatttaatattaacacatcaaatcaaacccccctcttttaattacttgttatttacttgtccaagtcattaataggaaaattcgtagtgttaaatccctgtggttcgaccctattaccactatctgtaaatttattttgttggttgataataggtttattttttacggcttcgacaaccgcttatcaacaGGTATCAGTTATTGATAAGGGTATGCAGATCGCTTAAAGGGGTAATTGGTTGCCTGAAAGGGTGCTCTTATGTCGCGTAAGTGGGCAATTGATTATTTGAAAGGGCACTCTTACGTCGCCTAAGTAGACAATTGATTGCCTAAAAGGGCGCTCTTACGTCACCTAGGAGCACTCTTACATCAACTGAGTGGGCAATTAATTGCTTGAAAGGGTGCTCTTACATCGCCTAAAGGTGCTCTTATGTCGCCTAAGTGGGCAATTGGTTGCCTGAAAGGACGCTTTTACGTCACCTAGGGGCACTTTTATGTAGCCTAAGTGGGCAATTGGTTGCCTGAAAGGGTACTCTTACGTTGCCTAAGTGGGCAATTGATTGCCTGAAAGGGCGCTCTTATGTCGCCTAAGTAGGCAATTGGTTTATGAAAGGGTATCGTCTAGGGATGCTCTTATGTTGCCTAAGTGGGTAATTGGTTACCTGAAATGGCGCTCTTACATTGTCTAAGTGGGCAATTGATTGCCTAAAAGGGTGCTCTTACGTTGCATAGGGGAGCAATAACTTTTTGTATCGTTTCCCTTAGACTGCGCTAATAATGCTATTCACATCATAATTCTTCAGGTATGGACCtgcaagataaaataaaatacttggTGGGTTGCTTTGGCAACCTTTCTGATGCTTAAATCAGTATATgttatgaataaattataaaatttattgatggaGAAAATAGTTTGCCTAATTATAGAGGTTGTAAACTCCTTATATAATGTGTTAGATAAAGTTTAGATATGATATAGAATCTTAAATAAGATAGGTTATGGAGTCCTAAATGAGATATTATATAGAATCCTATAAATAAGGATAATATTCTGATATGGATAATATCATATTATGATTAGAATTCTACAATTTTATTAGGAGTTATAGTGTATCTGAATAGTTGATGTGATTTGGACTATTGAGACccgaatttaaaatattttaatattgatctACATCAGTAGTTCCCTTATAGTGATCGAATCTTTAGATTCGACACTAGATTATTCTTTTTAACAAACTTGTTGccttacaaaaattttgatgaaaaatcacTTTGATAATCTACATCATGTGCTGATTAATATTAAGCTGATAAATCACCTCATTATACcataaattatattcattttgcAGTCAGAATCTTACCTATCCAGTTCAGTCCTATAGGATCTTTTTTTATCCTACTCACCTACATATTTTTGCTAAAAAAAATGTCATTCATACTAAATTCCACTGTTCTTCACAGATTTAATTCGATACTAAATTCCACTGTTCTCCACTAAAAAATTGCACATAactactaaattttaaaatttaaataacatctttttattgaaaaattattatcttaatactATTAAAACAATCGTTTCGCAGAATTTGAAACTgttacaaaattttttttttttactatatgtaatatatattttaataaaaaagtttacTTTATATTCagtgaaataataattttaaccaCATTTTTTTCTGTTATGAAAAGATAACTAAACTGCTGCATTATACTTTCTAGAcgcaaaaaaatattaatttataactacaattaaaatatataaaaaaataaatttgaatcgtAATCCTAAGCCTATTTTTTTAGTAGTGCAATAATGTCTTAATGTAATAAAGACAAGGAAAATATGAATATAGTAAGAGAAggcaatatatattattttattattaaatatttttaagctATATTTGACAGACGTGATACTAACacttaaattacattaaaacaaAAACCTAATTCTTGGGTTTTGCATAAGGTCGATCAAATAAATTGCCTGGAGGGTAATAGTTGCAAGAGACAAACCAAATCCCATTGTTGCATCGAGACCTCTCACATCCAACGCCAATGGTTCGATTCCAAACAGCTTGAATGTAATGCCAGCAATTTCTACCTACGCATTCATTCTTATCATAGTCATAGTAAACTTTCTCATTAGCCCACAGTTTCACAGCTTCAACGCCTGCGATGGGGTAGCTGGCTTCGGCGATATTCTCACCATACCCACTAGGTGGCGACGCATCCACCAAATTGCAGTCTTTGATCCTCTGAATTGAAAGGTTTTTGGAGAAATCTGCCAATGTTGCGTTCCATATCAAAGGCGAAACTCCAACCTCTGCTCGAGCTGCATTATGGGTTTGAAGGTAATCTTTGGGAGAATTTTGAGCTTTGGAGATGTGAGCTATGGCTAAAGTAACTATCAAGTATATAGCTAATGGTGAGAAAAGGGTCTTCATTTGTTGCTGGATATGGATTTTGTATTATACTGAAATCAAACATTTGGCTTATATATATAAGGCTACGATTAAACTCAATACTTCACAGGTCTAGAGACTTAGGCCTACCCATTTCgaatgatttaatttgatttatgaaTCAAATtcgaattaatataatttttatcgatttagaaataattaatttcagtctgattttaaaatgattatattatataaactcTGATCTAGAGTAGGCAGAGTTACTATTTTTGTCTTTAAAGTTTCTCCATGATTAGCCATATATTTCATTATTTGAAGAGGAAAATGaaaaagtaaaatgaaaaattacgttttaaagaaataaataataacaaaatcAATGAGATATTCATAACTATATATAAATGGTTACTaatcatatattatttttcatttcaaataattattattaattttggaAGATTTATTTCTTTATATAGAATAGAAtataagaaaagaaattaaatcccTAAAAAGTTAATGTGATTTTtttctaagaaaaaaaattaacaactaaattattatttaccaAATACATTTTGCAAATTTGTGTACGCATGTTCTTGACAACTGATAAAATACTTTGattaatccttttttttttaaatttccttTTAGCTTTCCGATACATTCTGTTAAGTTGTATGATGGAGATAATTATTCATAATCCttttttatttccctttttctttttctaaataaagacatctttaaattaat
This region of Manihot esculenta cultivar AM560-2 chromosome 10, M.esculenta_v8, whole genome shotgun sequence genomic DNA includes:
- the LOC110624245 gene encoding pathogenesis-related leaf protein 6 gives rise to the protein MKTLFSPLAIYLIVTLAIAHISKAQNSPKDYLQTHNAARAEVGVSPLIWNATLADFSKNLSIQRIKDCNLVDASPPSGYGENIAEASYPIAGVEAVKLWANEKVYYDYDKNECVGRNCWHYIQAVWNRTIGVGCERSRCNNGIWFVSCNYYPPGNLFDRPYAKPKN